A window from Culex pipiens pallens isolate TS chromosome 3, TS_CPP_V2, whole genome shotgun sequence encodes these proteins:
- the LOC120419751 gene encoding mucolipin-3-like: MSSYSSSSPASTSKQHQPADHSAVVDVVAPAESNNENLVGQKQKINTNAEQVVQQRETTLNDSGVGEGGYRMNINESDEGVVESPVLGHSRSVQQNEERLRRKLQFFFMNPIEKWQAKRRFPYKFVVQVIKIILVTLQLCLFAHSRYTHVNYTWDNTITFSHLFLRGWDITMEVSTYPPETGPLSVYVIEDFFKTIDYAIDGYANLSEAIGPYSYPNEDNTMAPMQLCLYRYKDGTIFGFNESYVFNPEIDSLCLDLDGNVTTIGSRKFLHQKDIHINFSALVKAELKFAIKTVNFKAAGPITSPDCYQFDIQILFNNQDHDGQMTLRLEAEPTRLVCHGDVEFIKKSQFDDALRSILNILVILICIVSFALCARAIYRAQLLRIITCDFFQQTYTKELTTEDKWEFINMWYIMIVCNDVLLVIGSALKEEIERKHFIADDWNVCSLLLGIGNLLVWFGVLRYLGFFKTYNVVILTLKKAAPKITRFLLCALLIYAGFTFCGWLVLGPYHIKFRSLSTTSECLFSLINGDDMFATFTIMSDKSLMLWWFCRIYLYSFTSLYIYVVLSLFISVIMDAYDTIKKYYKDGFPKSDLRMFVGPYDANDFSSGVFRDDDYYECERITFVQSLRRIFCFWRAEPERGPTGYTSLIPKSSTPQAGS; encoded by the coding sequence ATGAGCAGTTACTCATCGTCATCGCCAGCGTCGACCTCGAAACAGCATCAACCAGCAGATCATTCCGCAGTTGTGGACGTCGTAGCACCAGCAGAATCGAACAATGAAAATCTGGTAGGGCAAAAGCAGAAAATCAATACCAACGCAGAACAAGTAGTGCAGCAGAGGGAAACTACCCTGAACGACAGTGGTGTGGGTGAGGGTGGCTACAGAATGAACATCAACGAGTCGGACGAGGGCGTCGTGGAGTCCCCGGTGCTGGGTCACTCGCGATCGGTGCAGCAGAATGAGGAACGATTGCGGCGAAAGTTGCAGTTCTTCTTCATGAACCCGATCGAGAAGTGGCAGGCCAAGCGACGATTCCCGTACAAATTTGTCGTTCAAGTGATCAAGATAATCCTAGTCACGCTGCAGCTGTGTCTGTTTGCGCACTCGCGGTACACGCACGTCAACTACACCTGGGACAACACGATCACGTTTTCTCATCTGTTCCTGCGGGGATGGGACATTACGATGGAGGTCAGTACGTACCCGCCGGAAACTGGTCCACTTTCGGTGTACGTGATCGAGGACTTTTTCAAAACGATCGACTACGCGATCGATGGTTACGCGAACCTCTCGGAAGCGATCGGTCCGTATTCGTACCCCAACGAAGACAACACGATGGCCCCGATGCAGCTCTGTTTGTACCGCTACAAGGACGGTACGATCTTCGGTTTCAACGAGAGTTACGTGTTCAATCCGGAGATCGACTCGCTCTGCCTCGATCTCGACGGGAACGTTACCACGATCGGTAGCCGCAAGTTTCTGCACCAGAAAGATATCCACATCAACTTTTCAGCTCTGGTCAAAGCCGAACTCAAGTTTGCCATCAAGACGGTCAACTTCAAGGCCGCTGGACCGATCACCTCACCGGATTGCTACCAGTTTGACATCCAGATCCTGTTCAACAACCAAGATCACGACGGCCAGATGACCCTCCGACTGGAAGCGGAACCAACCCGACTAGTCTGCCACGGTGACGTCGAGTTCATCAAAAAGTCCCAGTTTGACGACGCCCTCCGCAGCATCCTCAACATCCTGGTGATCCTCATCTGCATCGTTTCCTTCGCCCTATGCGCCCGCGCCATCTACCGTGCCCAACTCCTCCGTATCATCACCTGCGACTTCTTCCAGCAAACCTACACCAAGGAACTTACCACCGAGGACAAGTGGGAGTTCATCAACATGTGGTACATCATGATCGTGTGCAACGACGTCCTCCTAGTCATCGGATCCGCCCTCAAGGAAGAAATTGAACGCAAGCACTTTATCGCCGACGACTGGAACGTCTGCTCGCTCCTCCTAGGCATCGGAAACCTGCTCGTCTGGTTCGGCGTCCTTCGCTACCTAGGTTTCTTCAAAACCTACAACGTAGTGATCCTAACCCTCAAGAAAGCCGCCCCCAAGATCACCCGCTTCCTGCTCTGCGCCCTCCTCATCTACGCCGGCTTCACCTTCTGCGGTTGGCTCGTCCTCGGCCCGTACCACATCAAGTTCCGTTCCCTCTCAACCACCTCCGAGTGCCTCTTCTCCCTCATCAACGGCGACGACATGTTCGCCACCTTCACGATCATGTCGGACAAATCCCTGATGCTGTGGTGGTTCTGCCGCATCTACCTGTACTCCTTCACCAGCCTGTACATCTACGTCGTCCTGTCCCTCTTCATCTCCGTCATCATGGACGCGTACGACACGATCAAAAAGTATTACAAGGACGGCTTCCCCAAGTCCGACCTGCGGATGTTCGTGGGACCGTACGACGCCAACGACTTCTCCTCCGGAGTGTTCCGCGACGACGACTACTACGAGTGCGAGCGGATCACGTTCGTGCAGTCCCTGCGGAGGATATTCTGCTTCTGGCGGGCCGAACCCGAGCGGGGACCAACCGGGTACACCTCGCTGATCCCCAAGTCGTCCACGCCACAGGCGGGATCGTAA